cgtttcgaggagtactgccttctgcatcagacccttgatccatccgcccaacgccagcctcctaagatggatgtcgaggcttttatattggccgacacgacacattataataaattattattattataatggacACTGGTGTTGGAAAATACACTATTAAggcacaattttattatggactctgtcgggcacagcaaattataaaattcgtGGGAGACAGGAAGGgcatttaaatttttaagttgtaaataatgtgttagttttaatatagatgattaataaagtaaaaaatattaaactaaaacatttaaataaattgtttttaattgtgaaataagtatttggtaatttcaatatcgtattgtatactaatatgtaattaattttagtccATTTCTTTAGTACATCAGAATATATATGAAGTCTATCTTTATTATAGgtttactagcggacccgacagacgttgtcctgtctacacgtctttaatttgaaaattttaaactttttttaatactcgtaagctaaaaattctggaccattttgatgaaaattattattcaaatgttatgacaatatctaacgtcattaatatttgacactgcgatggtagcgccgtctgtccgatccaatgtaaaacattccaaaatcaacaactacctACTAAACATtttccagcggacaaaattgtgaatctaaaccattctcagatccccttgaacacacaaaaaaaaattcatcataatcggtccagtcgtttaaaaggagttcagtgacatacacacttacaaaagaattatatatataaagattaataaTCTTTACACTGTGTTGCCAATAATTAGATTAATAttaggaaaaaaaaattataccaaaCTTTTACTTATTATCTTGTATCTAAAAAATAATGGTTACAACTTCAGAAAGgagaataataaaacatttaatacttgtacaaaaatctatttcttttattcattaatttagacATTATAcatgaaataacaaataaagaaatatgtataactCAAGTAAACAGTAAGTACGTATGTACATAGATTACAATAATAtgcttaaaatacaattataataactaagtacTCATAAGATATTTTTGTTCATTACAAAACACATATTTTCCTTGACTAGACTTCTgccgaggcaagagggagtatatcagactcttactgactgaaaccGCTCGTAAGCAAGCACCACATAGGAGCCTCTAACTGGCACTGCCgtccataggcgtagccaggttttagtatcgggaggggttcaagaaagtaaaacgaacaaaacttccttcattcatgagataaacacacaatttatgtaatatgttataaacagattcataggtagtcaaaGAGACccttgccaaacaggggatgtactgtgctaactagaaaaataacgctctgtaatgtccaggtacgcatttttcgagAGTggggggggttgaacccccaaaactcccccctggctacgcctatgctgCCGTCATTTCCTCGGCCGGCGCGTCTTGCGTCGTCGCGGCGCATCTCTGCTGCCTGGCGCCCTGGGCACTCGCTTAGACTCCTTCAAAGATGATTCTTCTTTATGTCTTACATAGATCAACCTAAATGGCCCCCTAGCTAGCTCCCATTGGGGtcgtccattaatcacgtgaggTTTTTTCAACGATTTTTTGACCCCCCCCCTCCCCCTTGATGATATGTGGTGAGGTTTTAGATAAATCCCCACACCCCCAACCAACAtcacgtgtatttttttaatacagaaaatatgAGTGACAAAGTGAGTAATACAAGgaccaaaaaatattatctaaattgGTATAAGTTTAgaaatgcataattataattatactcttTTATGGGAAAGTGAAAACTCCTATACTACTCCCCGTTTTAAGGCTTAAAAAAGCCGCGTTcggtcaaaaaataaatacacgtgatattttataaagccctttatattttactagcgcgaatgtcggtcttcgcgtggaaattgtatttctccattttgattaactctgacaatgacatcttataaatatctattggacccaaatatggcgtggcccataataattaaggagatcccgcttttgagctactgctgttgagctcgttgattttttttcttcgtatttttccaggataaaaagtatcctattttatgcccaggataataagttataattataccaagtttcatcgacaTCGAACCGTTAGAAAGTCGTCgaaagacagacaaaaacatttttaatcacatatttgggtttggtatcggatccagtaacacccctgctatttattatttcaatattttcaatacacagtacagaattgacccttctacagatttattataatatgaatgaatgaatgaatgaatgaatgaatgagagtgttataaacgtaagagtagacaaatataatcagaaagctccaaactgctaagctatcgggagttatacgtgttattgtgagtcaaccataagagatagacatttgctgtcgtggaatattttttaaaaattttaaggagaacatttccgtcatacattatttctgtgtagctttaaccattaaggctgcacacgcgacggaagcttaaaaaatggagtaagttctcctgttttcccaacatttcccttcactgctctgctcctattgatcgtagcgtgatgaaaagtatactataacctgcccaggagtatgaagaacaattgtaccaagttttgTTGAAATCTgttgagtggtttttgtttctataacgtacatatagacagacagacagacagacaaaaatttttctgatcgcatttttggcgtcagtatcgatcactaatcacccgctgatagttattttggaaatatatttcatgtacagaattgacctctctacagatttattataagtatagaagataaTCTCCCCATCGTGATGTTTCGTGATATATGTCGAACTCCCTTAATAGAGCCTCACCTGATATTAGACTGGGGAAGAGATGGGGCGTCATTTCTGAAAACACGTACATACAGAACCGTTGTAGACGGCTTATGATTTCAACAAAGTTTACTAGACCATCCTCCATGGCACTCATGAAAGGAATTCTTATCTTTAAATACAATTCCTTGCTGAAATCAACTGGATTGTAAGCGTAAAGGCCCGTCCCCTGCGTCAATAACAAATCAAAAATTGTTTCACCATGCTCATATACTGTTGCTTTCAACACATTGTCTGTTTTTAATCTGTAGCTAAAAATTTGACGAACGTTCCTgtcacattttaaaaataagacgtTTAAAATGAAGTCCCAAATCTTTCTTTGGCTTTCCGTCCCTGTGgccgatttcaataattgaCAAATATATTCGACTGCGAAATATTCGGTGAACGTCCTATGTATAAATGTGGGTATACCGTTAATGATGCTCTGAACCAGTCCAGTCTTTTCCGtgccaattttaatattttctatagtttttcttattttagatAAATCCTTTTCGTCAAATATTTTGCTAAGGTCCTGATTAAAGACAGCATACGCGCCCAATTTGTAATGTTTCACGAAGAAGACCTCACGAATTTTCTCGTAAATCGTCAAATTGTCTGGATTGtgcaaatcaattttatttttctcttgaaATCTTATAGTTTTgagttttgtttcaataaagTTGTCGTAAACTGTGAAAGCGTTTATGTCTAAGTTCCATCTGTTTGGTGTTATCCTTTCATCATTTACTTGGTTTTGGAAATAATTGGCGCATAGGTAAAGGTGTAACGGGGTATCGAAGCGATCCACAAATCGGAAAGAATGTGTGCAGTCGTGGAAAAACAGGTTAAACGTTTGCATCACATCGTCAGGGCAGATGTTGAGCTCCTTCCTCAGATAGTGTAAAAAATTGAAACAAACTgtcagaaataaaatttgataattttccttttgtttAATCAGGGCTTTCAACGATCTTGGCCTATCCGAATTATAGTAATATACAGACATAAACTCCATGAAGCTACACAAGTTATTGCACTGACGTTTGTTCAAAGTCCTCAATATAATTGTTGATTGCCAATATTTCCACAAATATCCGTCAAGTTCGGCATCGTTGAATTCCTTAACTTCATACGGTAGACCAAACTCTTGTTCCAATCTTGACATCACCTTCTCGTAAAACCTACTCGTGATCCACATTACATGTCTATTTGTGTAATTCCGCACAACTTTTAATAAGGACATTACCACTTCTGTATAGAGCGGACATATCTCATCGAAACCATCGAATAAAAAGATAAGTTCCTTCCTATTGAAGTAGTctaggaacatttttatttcaaacactgTCCAGGGATTGTCTATACGACACGATTTTAGTTGTACTTCACCTTCCGATTCCTCTAAATCGAACTCCAAGTCGCTCTTTCCATTCCCTCCGACAATAATTGGACACAAAAACTTCAAAGTTTCTAAAATATCAATTCTCACTTTGTTTTCTTgccatttattgaatttttcacaATGATCCAGCAAGTTGACTCTCGCTATCCAAGTTGCTGGGTTACACTCTTTAGTTTTAATAGACAAGTGGGTCAATAAAGTTGATTTTCCCATGCCTGGCTTTGCAGTCAACAGGACTACCTTCGACAAGCCATTTAGATCGGAAAGTACTATTTGTTTAGGAATAATATACCTGGCCTCTGTAGCCTTACACACTATACACACTCTTCTGTCCACGTAAAGATGTTTAACTTTCTCATAATTTACATTTGTAACCGAGTTACTAAAACATCTTGTTTCGTTATTAATAAAGTCGTTTAAAACAACTCCTTCGACGGTTTGCATCGATTCCTCGTCAACGATTGTGTCTAATGTCACTTCGACATCTTGAAAATTTACTTTTGCTTGTAAAACAGTTTTCTGTGACTTCTCACTCATGTCTGCAAGACTACATCTGTCGTctcttatttcttttatatctttaaaatatatctgGACCGTGTCTAGCACAGCTGTATTTGTGACGATAATTATCcgtttttcattcaaaatatttgaaatattttctaatctTTTATTTGAGCTTCTTTGTATGTTGTCGCAcgctagtattataattttgttttgttctatttttgttaGTTCTGCAACAAGTGTAGAGTAGTCTTTCGTTTGAAGTAGATCTTGTAAATCCATGACAGTGTGTTTGAATTTGTTCAAAGACTGCATCAGTTTTACTACTGTCAAAGGAATATTTTCCGTTACGAAAATGACGTTTGTTGATTTCTCTGTTAGATTCAATGATTTCACCGCGTGCTCATTGAAAGTTATATCAAAAATGTTCCCCATTTTCATCGCGTACATTTTACTAAACACTGACAAAAGGGGTTTGTCGACGATCAACTTCAAGGCGTCTTCGTAATGCGAACTCTTTTTCGTGAGATACTCGGCCTCCTTCAACATCCACCATTGTTGTATTTGATCGTGGTATTGTAAGAAAATGGCGTCGGCTGTCACTTTGATACTGTCGACGTTTAAACATTGGTGATCTTCAATTTCGTCTTTTAATCGTTTCTCGACGCCTCTCTCGTCAGCTTGGTTTGTGTAAAACAGAAGTCTGTTCAAGAAATCTTTCGCCACCTTTTCATCGTCTCCACTTCTTTTGAACGAGAGCTTCGGGAATCTTTCGACGATTACGTTGAATTTATATTCATGTAAATTGGGAGTCTTCCTCTTCAGTTTTGTGAACAGCCTTTTGGAAGTGTCTTCTAGCGATTCCCAATTGTCGGTGAATTTAAAAAGGTGCGTATCTTCGTCTAGAACCAAAATATTCCCGACGATGCCTGCGATGCCTCCAGTGAGCTTTAGAAAACCTTCTCCCAGAGACTTTTCAATAGTAACAACTTTATCGTCACTTGATTTACTCATCAGTTCACACAGTTTCATTTTCAAATGGTCTAATCTTTTTTCTGCTTTACTTTTCTTAAGTTTGATGTCTTTGTTTCCGAAAGCGGTTGAGACTTTAAACTCTCGGTTCATTAATAGTTTCTTTGCAGCCTCGTCTACTACCGATTGAGGCTGTTCCAACGACCCTTCAAGttcattttcatgtaaattCCTTCCTCTCAGTACTTCGGCATATAAATGTCGTTTAAATAACACGAGCGGATCTTCTTCTGACTCAAAGAAGTCTTGTTGGAATGTCGCCAGTCTGTACGCATCGTCGTCTTCACCCATAATCTCAGAAATGTCCAATACTTTATGTGTGAGAGCCACGTGGTATCGTCGTAGGATATTATCTGTCGTTGGCATCACAGAATCAGTGTTTTTATTCAGAAACGTACCAATAGTTGTCGCGAGAGCTGAAATATCATCTTCTATTAAATCTATCTTCTCAAAAGAAAGCACTGGAAACGTTTCAACAtctacattaaatttaaaatcttgtAAATTTGGTATTGCGGATTGTAGTTCGGAAAACAACTGTTTCGCAATGTCACCTAGTGTGTCGGTATTGTCTGAGAATTTCATGTATTCACTATTTTGGTCTGCTATTAAAATATTCCCCACAATACTAGCTAAATCGATgttgattttcgaaaattctttttCCACATTTTTGTCTATCGTGACTATATTTCCCGGGTGGATTGCAATAACAtttccaccattttgtttttgacttTCACAAGTATGCTGTCTGCTGTGAAATCGTCATTAGTATCTTCACTCCCTCTCACTGTGAGATCTTTGTTGCCGAATGGCACTGGAACTTTAATTTCCTTTGGTCTCAGTATCTCTTCCGCGGCTATGGAAATGGCCTCATGTACATTCGCCCGGAGGACTTTTACCTTTTCCAATCTATGTCTTAAATCTTCACCCACAGATTTGTTGACAAATTCCAGTTTTCCATTATCTTTGTTTAGTGTCACAACGCTGTGTATAAGTTTTGCCAATATTTGAACATCTAAAGGTTCCTCAAGTAGCTTTGCTAGCAGTTCATTCCTAGTGACATCATCAAGTGCTCTTTTCTTTAGAATTTCTTTGTAAAGCGTGTCTctgaataatttcataaattcaTCATCGCTTGTGTAAAACTCACTACGAAAACGAGCGATTCTGTGTTCACTGTCTTCGTTTTTATTCCGAATCTCGCTTATAAGGAAGAACTTTTTCGCCAGAATCACGTGGTAAATGAGTATCAGATCGTTGTTCATTGACAACACAGTATTGTCgtctttatttacaaattctgCAAATACAGTAGCCAGCTCGACTAGCTGTTCCTTCATGACTATGTCACATAGGAATTCCACATGTGTTTCTTTGTGATTCGGCTGGACGGCATCGTTCCCTGTAGCTATTAAACTGTTGAGTTTATGAGCCACTTCTGTGTCAAATCGTACATTATCGCGATCATCTTTAGCTGTTGTATACATAATGAAATAAGAGTCAATGTCTTGAAATTTTCCCTTAAAGAAGACGTCTTTGGTGTCTTGTTTGAAGGAACGTTTGATGGTGAGGTAGCTGGTAAACCATTTAGATAAGTCGTTTGCGCTGTTTAGCGTCAAAACAGTTTTGTCTGCTTCTCTGTGTTTCGCTTGAATGAAAATGgcgatttgtttattatttttcccaaTTTTCGCTTTAGCTCTGAAGCATATATCGTCAAATGTGCCTATGTCTGCTATGTTGGCCGCTAGATAGAAATCTTTGAGGCTGTTGTCGAACTTTGCTCTGAAGTTAATCAGgctgattaattttgtttcgtaAAGCTGGCCTTTAATGCCGGACGTTCCTTCTCGTTTCCTATACATTTTGGCAGTGTTGCTGTGCTTCTAACCAATACCGGGTTTTGTGTCATCAAGTGCCGTTGAAGATAAAGGaacagtcagactcttactgacaactGTGTCTCACAAGTGTGTTAGAGGTTGCTGGTATTTAATTCAGTATAACAACTTATTTCGGACCCGATATACCTTTTTAgaggaagaaaatcatccaatgacttctccagccttgggtgaggcgagagagagtgtcagactcttacagacaaCCACCTCGTCGCTATACCTGTTCAGCAGAGCTCGTGTTGAGGGTGATGGTGCCCATGGTCCAATACTACCTGTCCTGGTGAACGTTGCATAAGTAGCGTCAGAATCAGCGACAGTTGCCACAAATATTGTGTGAAGGAATTAATTTTTCATTAGAGTTTCATTCTCGCGATGTCCAGTCCGTTGGAGTTCTGTAAACAAAGGTATTGTAGTGGGACCAGCCATATTTAATGTCAAACTTAACGCTATTTAATATGACACTgacaccagtacccttagtacgagttagggcgggctcgaataaaccaaccaatca
This is a stretch of genomic DNA from Spodoptera frugiperda isolate SF20-4 chromosome 24, AGI-APGP_CSIRO_Sfru_2.0, whole genome shotgun sequence. It encodes these proteins:
- the LOC118278841 gene encoding uncharacterized protein LOC118278841 isoform X1 — its product is MKFSDNTDTLGDIAKQLFSELQSAIPNLQDFKFNVDVETFPVLSFEKIDLIEDDISALATTIGTFLNKNTDSVMPTTDNILRRYHVALTHKVLDISEIMGEDDDAYRLATFQQDFFESEEDPLVLFKRHLYAEVLRGRNLHENELEGSLEQPQSVVDEAAKKLLMNREFKVSTAFGNKDIKLKKSKAEKRLDHLKMKLCELMSKSSDDKVVTIEKSLGEGFLKLTGGIAGIVGNILVLDEDTHLFKFTDNWESLEDTSKRLFTKLKRKTPNLHEYKFNVIVERFPKLSFKRSGDDEKVAKDFLNRLLFYTNQADERGVEKRLKDEIEDHQCLNVDSIKVTADAIFLQYHDQIQQWWMLKEAEYLTKKSSHYEDALKLIVDKPLLSVFSKMYAMKMGNIFDITFNEHAVKSLNLTEKSTNVIFVTENIPLTVVKLMQSLNKFKHTVMDLQDLLQTKDYSTLVAELTKIEQNKIIILACDNIQRSSNKRLENISNILNEKRIIIVTNTAVLDTVQIYFKDIKEIRDDRCSLADMSEKSQKTVLQAKVNFQDVEVTLDTIVDEESMQTVEGVVLNDFINNETRCFSNSVTNVNYEKVKHLYVDRRVCIVCKATEARYIIPKQIVLSDLNGLSKVVLLTAKPGMGKSTLLTHLSIKTKECNPATWIARVNLLDHCEKFNKWQENKVRIDILETLKFLCPIIVGGNGKSDLEFDLEESEGEVQLKSCRIDNPWTVFEIKMFLDYFNRKELIFLFDGFDEICPLYTEVVMSLLKVVRNYTNRHVMWITSRFYEKVMSRLEQEFGLPYEVKEFNDAELDGYLWKYWQSTIILRTLNKRQCNNLCSFMEFMSVYYYNSDRPRSLKALIKQKENYQILFLTVCFNFLHYLRKELNICPDDVMQTFNLFFHDCTHSFRFVDRFDTPLHLYLCANYFQNQVNDERITPNRWNLDINAFTVYDNFIETKLKTIRFQEKNKIDLHNPDNLTIYEKIREVFFVKHYKLGAYAVFNQDLSKIFDEKDLSKIRKTIENIKIGTEKTGLVQSIINGIPTFIHRTFTEYFAVEYICQLLKSATGTESQRKIWDFILNVLFLKCDRNVRQIFSYRLKTDNVLKATVYEHGETIFDLLLTQGTGLYAYNPVDFSKELYLKIRIPFMSAMEDGLVNFVEIISRLQRFCMYVFSEMTPHLFPSLISGEALLREFDIYHETSRWGDYLLYL
- the LOC118278841 gene encoding uncharacterized protein LOC118278841 isoform X2; the encoded protein is MYRKREGTSGIKGQLYETKLISLINFRAKFDNSLKDFYLAANIADIGTFDDICFRAKAKIGKNNKQIAIFIQAKHREADKTVLTLNSANDLSKWFTSYLTIKRSFKQDTKDVFFKGKFQDIDSYFIMYTTAKDDRDNVRFDTEVAHKLNSLIATGNDAVQPNHKETHVEFLCDIVMKEQLVELATVFAEFVNKDDNTVLSMNNDLILIYHVILAKKFFLISEIRNKNEDSEHRIARFRSEFYTSDDEFMKLFRDTLYKEILKKRALDDVTRNELLAKLLEEPLDVQILAKLIHSVVTLNKDNGKLEFVNKSVGEDLRHRLEKVKVLRANVHEAISIAAEEILRPKEIKVPVPFGNKDLTVRGSEDTNDDFTADSILVKVKNKMVEMLLQSTREI